In Streptomyces rapamycinicus NRRL 5491, the genomic stretch CGACGCCGACTTGGACGGCGTTGCCGGCGGCGCGGCCGGTCTGGCCCTGCAGGGCGGCCCGGGCCACCTGGAGGGCATCGGCGGCGCCGAGCTGGCCGGCCACAGCGTCACCGTGGACGGTGCGGCGAACCTGCAGAGCGGCCAGGCAGGTCTCAACGTCACCGCCGTCTGATCAGCCGTAACGGCTGAGCATCCTCGATGCCTGACCCCCCTCGGCCGCACTGTCGCCGAGGGGGTTTCGTCATGCGCAGGCGCCTCCCTACAGCACGAGATACAGCCCGCACTCCGGACCCATCAGGCACATCGACAAAGATCACCCTGCCGAGCCGAAGTCAGTAACGGGCGAACGACCCGTTCGCCCGATCGCCTGTCAGCACCTTCCGCAACACCTCAGCGAACTCCTTGGGCTGCTCGATGAAGCCACCGTGGTCGCCGGGGAACTCGACCGGCGGCGTGCCCAGCAGCTCGGCCAGCGCAGTGGAAGTCAGGTAGGTATCCAGCCCCCTCTAGGCGACGCCGATGCCGACGACGACGGGGGTCGGGCCAGCCGCCAACGCGGCGATGTCGGGTAGGTAGCGCGTGGTGCCCCGCAGCTCATCGGCGAAGAAGCGGGCGCCGTTGGCGAATACGTCGGCGGACTCGGCTCCCAGGGCGTCCAGGAGGGCGGTGACGTCGTCCGCCCGCAACTCGGGAATGGAGTCCTGCCCGGGGTCATAGAGGATGCTTCCCGAGATGCCTCGCGAGCCGTGGGTGACGACGGTGTGGGTGGCGAGCATGTCG encodes the following:
- a CDS encoding alpha/beta fold hydrolase translates to MTTTHTLDVPGARLHYEVRGAGPLLLVMGAPMAAAAFAPLADMLATHTVVTHGSRGISGSILYDPGQDSIPELRADDVTALLDALGAESADVFANGARFFADELRGTTRYLPDIAALAAGPTPVVVGIGVA